The nucleotide sequence CCGCCATTAACCTGGCAGCCAGTCTTGCGGCGCTAGAGTTTAAAACCCTCCTAGTGGACGCCGATCCTCAGGCAAATTCAACCTCAGGGCTTGGATTTGACCCTAAAACAATAGAAACCAGCATTTACGAATGTATGGTCGATGGAGATGATGCAGACGAACTGATTCTAGAAACAGAAGTTAGTTTCCTTGACCTCCTTCCATCTCATATAAACCTGGTAGGTGCTGAAGTGGAAATGATCAGCATCAGCAACAGGGAAGAAAAAATGAAAGAAGCAATGAAGAACGTAAAAGAAAATTACGACTTCATTATCATCGACTGCTCCCCTTCCCTGGGTTTGATAACTGTAAACGCACTTACCGCAGCCAACTCTGTATTGATTCCTGTACAATGTGAATACTTTGCGCTTGAAGGTTTGGGCAAATTGCTCCATACCATCAAGATCATCCAGTCAAGGCTAAACCCAGACTTGACCATAGAGGGTATTTTGCTGACTATGTACGACCAGCGTGTCAGGTTGTCCAATCAGGTAGTGGAAGAAGTCCGGTCACATTTTCAGCAACTGGTGTTTGACACCATTATTCCAAGAAACATCCGGCTTAGCGAATCTCCTAGTTTCGGACTGCCTGTCATTGCACATGATGCTGAAAGTAAAGGGGCTGTCAGCTACGTAAGCCTGGCACATGAAATTCTGGAGAAAAACGGGATACCACTGGAGAAATAAATTCGTTTGTTCTTTATTAAACGGAACAGGCACAAGATTAACGGATAATGAGCCAAAAGAAAACACAAGCAAAAAGGAATGCATTAGGAAGAGGGCTTGGAGCCCTACTACAAGACTCTGGTAATGTAGATGCAAAAGAGTCACAAAGTAAAGAAACCACTGCGCCAAGCAATATTAGCGAAATACCTCTCGACTCAATAGAGGTAAACCCTTTTCAGCCAAGAACTTTATTTGACCAAACTGCCCTCCAAGAGCTGGCAGAGTCTATTAAAGTACAAGGCATTATTCAACCTGTTACTGTCAGGCAACTGAACAGGAACAAGTACCAATTGATATCGGGCGAAAGAAGGTTTCAAGCCTCCAAACTGGCCGGTCTCACGCAAATACCTGCTTTTATACGTACTGCCGATGACCAGCAAATGCTGGAAATGGCACTTATAGAAAACATTCAGCGGGAAAACCTAAATGCCCTTGAAATTGCATTGAGTTACCAACGCCTGTTGTCTGAATGTGAACTAAAACAAGAAGAACTGGGCGACAGGGTTGGAAAGAAAAGGACAACGGTCAATAATTACCTTCGTTTGTTGAAACTGCCACCAGACATCCAGGCTGCGCTTAGAGACAATCTAATAAGCATGGGGCATGCAAGGGCATTGATCAATATTGAAAATGTAGACCTGCAACTGGCTATTTTCCGCAAGGTTGTAGACCAAGAACTTTCGGTAAGAAAAACAGAAGAGCTGGTACGTAGCTCTACGGAAAAAAAGAACGAGCCAGAAAAGAAAACCAAAGAGGAGTCTCCGCTCGCTTATGAACTACAAAATGTTCAGAGCAGGCTTTCTTCGCACTTTGGGACAAAAATCAATATCAAAGCGGACAAGAACAACAAAGGTGAAATCAAAATCCCTTTTATGTCCAGTGAAGACCTCAACAGAATACTAGACTTGCTTAATTTCTGATCAGATGTCCGCAAGGCTTTTTTTTATTCTTATACCGGTCATATTTTTCCTGACCATAACTGAAGCGTTGGCGCAAGTGCCTGAAGAGGTACCTGAAGAAGCGCCTGAGGAGGTGCCTGAGGAAA is from Cytophagaceae bacterium ABcell3 and encodes:
- a CDS encoding AAA family ATPase codes for the protein MGKIIAIANQKGGVGKTTSAINLAASLAALEFKTLLVDADPQANSTSGLGFDPKTIETSIYECMVDGDDADELILETEVSFLDLLPSHINLVGAEVEMISISNREEKMKEAMKNVKENYDFIIIDCSPSLGLITVNALTAANSVLIPVQCEYFALEGLGKLLHTIKIIQSRLNPDLTIEGILLTMYDQRVRLSNQVVEEVRSHFQQLVFDTIIPRNIRLSESPSFGLPVIAHDAESKGAVSYVSLAHEILEKNGIPLEK
- a CDS encoding ParB/RepB/Spo0J family partition protein, with protein sequence MSQKKTQAKRNALGRGLGALLQDSGNVDAKESQSKETTAPSNISEIPLDSIEVNPFQPRTLFDQTALQELAESIKVQGIIQPVTVRQLNRNKYQLISGERRFQASKLAGLTQIPAFIRTADDQQMLEMALIENIQRENLNALEIALSYQRLLSECELKQEELGDRVGKKRTTVNNYLRLLKLPPDIQAALRDNLISMGHARALINIENVDLQLAIFRKVVDQELSVRKTEELVRSSTEKKNEPEKKTKEESPLAYELQNVQSRLSSHFGTKINIKADKNNKGEIKIPFMSSEDLNRILDLLNF